A stretch of the Haladaptatus cibarius D43 genome encodes the following:
- a CDS encoding type 2 lanthipeptide synthetase LanM family protein yields MSSAFGNEEKRVIAGRARTLHERLSGPANESGETAPLEPEELLSVWEGKLGGKEQFRQRFVDAEYSASQCATAAAATRWPEDEPLPEWIETLDGLVADVRETSPEARRRAVEAYPAHPFTHLFAVVVEIAKEHLVTDLNVENVDSAAIDTMAEWLHERFSSRFTRIFYVEFKAFVASQDKELAAANPDAFEEPPTDYYETFVGSLLDGDLTDMCLNYPVFARLLTRQVRRWREIIREVAERVRTDREALSKSFGGDTLGKVADLRPLADDTHQDGRAVVQVTFEGGTRIVYKPRSVRTGQVFYSILERLNDDFSVPAFECPSFISRDTYGWMEWIEYEECPDESAVERYYERAGALIATAYAFEFTDCHFENVVVHGSQPVLVDGETFMHPHVGSKRGEFADHVESFLSDSVLLTSMVPWSIETDDDERRPDLSVMSGVGNGSDSVRISVYRGPRVEATNTDVMSISMEHPVIDRRENTPRVDGTEQPPDEYTDAIVRGFTDAYGTLQSLHEDGRLLDEVVDVEEIRNVENRLVYRATQQYMRVVESLCSRDCLRDGARYSVEIDQLAGSFFGDDGYPEREFPVYEAERTALERLDPPRLTCTLDGDDLTFDGSSLGITASESGFERAKRRLDSLCESDRREQMHILEACFGQHALSERGTVAESAADTTPSTEQTLLELSADVFDHVVDAAADSEEGGYSWLWVESKQNEPSGQLRLPDTSLDTGRPGIAIAAAGLYAQTGESRFKTTAEKTIAPLANLVSDDEIPVERGGAQGVGGLLYGFSVLAELLDDEKMRVCARRIADAIGAESPNGDGSNCIADGVAGTLLALVAGYERLGDDQMYEAAVARGDYLLEQYRGTSSGRAWTSEQSEPATEFAYALSRLSAVTGERRFVETANEIVTAANDTTDDRLSGSEFRRWFPAETTFERPSGASEWRLTASEGSDIEETLHANDALRGGNFGRVTLLLESARYGNEAFEDARTSATACASRAAETGEFALPGHSPELVNPTLFDGLAGVSYGLLRASNPTEIPCVLRLE; encoded by the coding sequence ATGAGTTCGGCGTTCGGCAACGAAGAGAAAAGAGTTATTGCTGGGCGTGCGCGGACGCTCCACGAACGACTGTCCGGACCGGCCAATGAATCCGGTGAAACCGCCCCGCTCGAACCGGAAGAGTTGCTCTCGGTCTGGGAGGGAAAACTGGGCGGCAAAGAGCAGTTCCGTCAACGGTTCGTCGACGCCGAGTACTCCGCATCGCAGTGTGCGACAGCGGCAGCGGCCACACGCTGGCCCGAGGATGAACCGCTCCCAGAGTGGATAGAAACCCTGGACGGACTGGTAGCCGACGTTCGGGAAACCTCGCCCGAGGCGCGGCGGCGGGCGGTCGAGGCGTACCCCGCTCACCCGTTTACCCACCTGTTCGCGGTCGTCGTCGAAATCGCCAAAGAACACCTCGTTACCGACCTCAACGTAGAGAACGTCGATAGCGCCGCTATCGACACCATGGCAGAGTGGCTCCACGAGCGCTTTTCGAGCCGTTTCACGCGAATTTTCTACGTTGAGTTCAAGGCGTTTGTGGCCTCTCAGGATAAGGAGTTGGCCGCGGCGAATCCTGACGCATTCGAAGAGCCTCCGACCGATTACTATGAGACATTCGTCGGGAGTCTGCTGGACGGCGACCTCACGGATATGTGCCTCAACTACCCAGTCTTCGCGCGCCTGCTGACGAGGCAGGTACGGCGCTGGCGTGAAATCATCCGTGAAGTGGCTGAACGAGTTCGAACAGACCGGGAGGCGCTGTCGAAGTCGTTCGGCGGTGACACCCTCGGCAAAGTCGCCGACCTCCGACCGCTCGCAGACGATACCCACCAAGACGGTCGCGCAGTGGTTCAAGTTACCTTTGAGGGCGGAACTCGAATCGTCTACAAACCCCGGAGCGTTCGAACCGGGCAGGTGTTCTACTCGATACTGGAGCGGCTCAACGACGACTTCTCGGTGCCCGCATTCGAGTGTCCCTCGTTCATCTCTCGGGACACCTACGGCTGGATGGAGTGGATTGAGTACGAGGAGTGTCCCGACGAGTCAGCGGTTGAGCGATACTACGAGCGGGCGGGCGCGCTGATTGCGACGGCGTACGCTTTCGAGTTCACCGATTGCCACTTCGAAAATGTAGTCGTCCACGGGTCACAGCCGGTGTTGGTTGACGGCGAAACGTTCATGCACCCACACGTCGGTTCGAAACGCGGCGAGTTCGCAGACCACGTGGAGTCGTTCCTCTCCGATTCGGTCTTACTGACTTCGATGGTTCCGTGGAGCATCGAAACGGACGACGACGAGCGGCGACCAGATTTGTCCGTGATGTCAGGCGTTGGGAATGGCTCCGATTCGGTTCGCATTTCGGTGTACAGAGGGCCGCGAGTCGAAGCAACCAACACCGACGTGATGTCGATTTCGATGGAGCATCCCGTCATCGACAGACGCGAGAACACGCCGCGCGTGGACGGTACCGAACAGCCGCCAGACGAGTACACGGACGCCATCGTCCGTGGTTTCACGGACGCGTACGGGACGCTCCAATCGCTCCACGAGGACGGACGGTTACTAGACGAAGTGGTGGACGTCGAAGAGATTCGAAACGTCGAGAACCGTTTAGTCTACCGAGCGACCCAACAGTACATGCGAGTTGTCGAGTCGCTCTGTTCCCGAGACTGTCTCCGCGACGGCGCGCGCTACTCTGTTGAAATCGACCAGTTGGCCGGGTCGTTCTTCGGCGACGATGGCTATCCCGAACGAGAGTTCCCGGTGTACGAGGCCGAGCGCACGGCTCTCGAACGACTGGACCCGCCTCGTCTGACGTGTACGCTCGACGGCGACGACCTGACGTTCGACGGCAGTTCTCTCGGTATTACGGCGAGCGAGTCGGGATTCGAGCGCGCGAAGCGACGGTTGGATTCTCTCTGCGAATCGGACAGACGCGAACAGATGCATATACTGGAAGCGTGCTTCGGGCAACACGCGCTCTCGGAACGAGGGACAGTGGCCGAATCGGCCGCCGATACGACACCTTCGACCGAGCAGACGCTTCTGGAACTGTCGGCCGACGTGTTCGACCACGTGGTCGATGCGGCAGCCGACTCCGAAGAGGGCGGGTACTCATGGCTGTGGGTCGAATCGAAGCAGAACGAGCCGTCGGGCCAACTTCGGTTACCCGACACGTCATTGGACACCGGTCGTCCGGGCATCGCAATCGCGGCGGCCGGGCTGTATGCGCAAACCGGGGAAAGTCGATTCAAAACCACCGCCGAGAAGACGATAGCGCCGCTCGCGAACCTCGTCTCGGATGATGAAATTCCGGTTGAACGAGGCGGGGCGCAGGGCGTCGGTGGGCTGCTGTACGGGTTTTCCGTACTGGCGGAGTTACTGGACGACGAAAAGATGCGAGTCTGCGCCAGACGAATCGCGGACGCTATTGGAGCAGAGTCTCCGAACGGAGACGGTTCGAACTGCATCGCAGACGGTGTAGCCGGGACGCTCTTGGCGTTGGTCGCGGGTTACGAACGGCTCGGCGACGACCAGATGTACGAGGCAGCGGTCGCGCGCGGGGACTACCTTCTTGAGCAGTATCGCGGGACGTCTTCCGGTCGTGCGTGGACGTCAGAGCAGTCCGAGCCAGCCACCGAATTCGCGTATGCACTCTCTCGGCTGAGCGCGGTGACGGGCGAGCGACGATTTGTAGAAACCGCCAACGAGATTGTGACTGCTGCGAACGATACCACGGACGACCGCTTGTCGGGTTCCGAATTCCGTCGCTGGTTCCCTGCGGAGACAACGTTTGAGCGGCCGTCCGGCGCGTCCGAGTGGAGGCTGACGGCTAGCGAGGGGAGTGACATAGAAGAGACGTTGCACGCGAACGATGCCCTCCGTGGTGGGAACTTCGGCCGCGTCACGCTCCTGCTCGAATCTGCTCGGTATGGAAACGAAGCGTTCGAGGACGCCCGCACGTCGGCGACTGCGTGCGCTAGCCGCGCCGCAGAAACTGGGGAGTTCGCACTTCCAGGTCACTCGCCAGAACTCGTCAATCCGACGCTCTTCGACGGCCTCGCTGGCGTTTCGTACGGGCTACTCAGAGCGTCGAATCCCACAGAGATTCCGTGCGTCCTGCGCCTTGAGTGA
- a CDS encoding ABC transporter ATP-binding protein — MSETIIKVDDVSKSFDEGGILDGLSLEIEDDELTLLMGPNGAGKTVLLACLAGGLNPTDGSIRVFGQSPKEARSYMSFMIQGGLALPYLNGYENISFYEGLHPSATEDWREIVDMMDLTEDLDRPVRDYSGGMKQKLELSIALSTDVPLYLLDEPTSELDMTTIDQLHSLLQDELEREKAVVMTSHTPRDVDIADRIVFVNHGGVVASGKPTELRDNVPSVVRIVGGRDSDNQQISEFVRNGRLFESGQDRRGFLRDDADVEQVRSAIDTQRAEVTVERTSHEDMFNYYTRIHAAE, encoded by the coding sequence ATGAGCGAAACGATAATCAAAGTGGACGATGTATCGAAGAGCTTCGACGAAGGCGGCATTCTAGACGGACTGAGCCTCGAAATCGAGGACGACGAACTGACCCTGCTGATGGGTCCGAACGGAGCCGGAAAGACTGTCCTACTCGCGTGTCTCGCTGGCGGCTTGAATCCGACTGACGGTAGTATCCGCGTGTTCGGCCAATCGCCCAAGGAAGCACGGTCGTACATGAGCTTCATGATTCAGGGCGGGCTTGCACTCCCGTATCTCAACGGCTACGAGAACATCTCGTTCTACGAGGGACTACACCCGAGCGCGACCGAAGATTGGCGCGAAATAGTGGACATGATGGACCTCACGGAGGACCTTGACCGTCCGGTTCGAGACTACTCCGGCGGGATGAAACAAAAGCTAGAGCTTTCCATCGCCCTCAGCACGGATGTTCCGCTGTACCTGCTCGACGAACCGACCTCCGAATTGGATATGACGACCATCGACCAGCTGCACTCGCTGCTACAAGACGAACTGGAGCGCGAGAAGGCCGTCGTCATGACGAGTCACACCCCGCGCGACGTGGACATCGCCGACCGAATCGTCTTCGTCAACCACGGTGGCGTGGTCGCCTCCGGAAAGCCAACCGAACTACGGGACAATGTCCCGTCAGTCGTCCGAATCGTTGGCGGGAGAGACAGTGACAACCAACAAATTTCGGAGTTCGTCCGAAACGGACGGCTGTTCGAGAGCGGACAGGATCGCCGAGGATTCCTGCGGGACGACGCCGACGTCGAGCAGGTGCGCTCGGCGATAGACACGCAGCGTGCGGAGGTGACGGTAGAACGAACCAGTCACGAGGACATGTTCAACTACTATACTCGGATTCACGCGGCCGAGTGA
- a CDS encoding SagB/ThcOx family dehydrogenase → MKVSVEQLRQFRSQHYDPTRQSPSDTYLDKYSQKEFSDDNIAELFHENTKYTEVEDFRLGPSAGLFTRETSFQFMQAKLAPDYRGKEKIELPAPEEVDERIDAVVASRRSNREHTGEGISLQQLSTLLQHSCGKTGEKAVGEPEEGDPVTKKFRAYASGGGLYPVEIYLTIPNPGPNLDAGLYYYASESHALRVLERDEDIGDRLAETYGISADIYDPLDSAVTFTLTGTMWRSMAKYGPRGYRFILQESGHLAQNMLLFAEAMGLGAVPLAGYYDKKMNDFLNVNGVDEASLYTVSIGQVDGGENDDE, encoded by the coding sequence ATGAAAGTGTCAGTTGAACAATTACGACAGTTCAGGAGTCAACACTACGACCCGACAAGACAATCGCCGTCGGACACCTATCTGGACAAATACTCCCAGAAAGAGTTCAGCGACGACAACATTGCCGAGCTGTTTCACGAGAACACGAAGTACACAGAAGTCGAGGATTTTCGGCTCGGCCCGTCGGCGGGGTTGTTCACGCGTGAGACGAGCTTCCAGTTCATGCAGGCGAAGCTCGCGCCCGACTACCGCGGAAAGGAGAAAATAGAACTCCCCGCACCGGAGGAGGTTGACGAACGCATCGACGCGGTCGTCGCCAGCCGCCGCAGCAACCGCGAACACACCGGCGAAGGCATTTCGCTTCAGCAGCTCTCGACACTGCTGCAACACAGTTGCGGGAAGACCGGTGAGAAAGCAGTCGGCGAACCGGAAGAGGGCGACCCCGTGACGAAGAAGTTCCGCGCGTATGCGTCCGGTGGCGGGCTGTACCCTGTCGAGATTTACCTTACAATCCCGAATCCCGGTCCGAACCTCGACGCCGGACTCTACTACTACGCATCCGAGTCCCACGCGCTTCGCGTACTCGAACGCGATGAAGACATCGGTGACCGTCTCGCGGAGACGTACGGAATCTCCGCGGACATCTACGACCCACTCGATTCGGCAGTGACGTTCACGCTAACGGGCACCATGTGGCGGTCGATGGCGAAGTACGGTCCTCGAGGCTACCGGTTCATCCTTCAGGAGTCCGGCCACCTCGCACAAAACATGCTCCTATTCGCCGAGGCGATGGGTCTCGGTGCAGTACCACTCGCGGGTTACTACGACAAGAAAATGAACGACTTCCTAAACGTCAACGGCGTCGACGAGGCTAGCTTGTACACTGTATCTATCGGTCAGGTTGACGGAGGTGAGAACGATGACGAATGA
- a CDS encoding TOMM precursor leader peptide-binding protein — translation MTNENQGATSKELEPETKELIEEFTDELAYPVFNPALVPTQVDANTIHIRSGPWSGPIVTIEDTEHDDTIMRLVDLIDGETHVKEILHTFPDDQTDEVAQALDNLQEKNIIYDRPEHEGDEVYPHLALQSRFRRTDRERLESKQVLIVTLGKMGSMVAEDLLSMGVAEVALYRPKSDPDDPDIAEEDGVTLVDDLDLRSAIEAADFVVYTADRRYAEIVADINEIAHETTTPWVSAHVLGFDGIVGPAVFPGETACYRCFEKRMLSNISNVEGYASYQNAVSKREDLAAVGLPSLSRAIAGYLALDLLHLISYGVGYTAGRIIKFDSMDLSVEINDVLKLPRCEVCGKTTGDDDARLVSLDDLVEADRIGSMGDD, via the coding sequence ATGACGAATGAGAACCAAGGCGCTACTTCGAAGGAACTCGAACCAGAAACCAAGGAACTCATCGAGGAGTTCACCGACGAACTGGCCTACCCTGTGTTCAACCCCGCGCTCGTCCCCACGCAGGTGGACGCGAACACCATCCACATTCGTTCCGGACCCTGGAGCGGTCCAATCGTCACTATCGAGGACACCGAACACGACGACACGATAATGCGACTCGTAGACCTCATCGACGGAGAAACCCACGTCAAGGAGATTCTCCACACCTTCCCCGACGACCAGACCGACGAGGTCGCGCAGGCGCTCGACAACCTCCAAGAGAAGAATATCATCTACGACCGACCGGAACACGAGGGCGACGAGGTGTATCCGCACCTGGCGCTGCAGTCCCGCTTCCGACGAACTGATCGGGAACGACTCGAATCCAAGCAGGTTCTCATCGTCACGCTCGGCAAAATGGGTTCGATGGTGGCCGAAGACCTCTTGTCAATGGGCGTGGCAGAAGTTGCGCTCTACCGACCGAAAAGCGACCCCGACGACCCGGACATCGCCGAGGAAGACGGCGTGACGCTGGTAGACGACCTCGACCTCAGAAGCGCAATCGAGGCCGCGGACTTCGTCGTCTACACCGCCGACCGGAGGTACGCGGAAATCGTCGCCGACATCAACGAGATAGCCCACGAGACGACGACGCCGTGGGTTTCGGCGCACGTGCTCGGCTTCGATGGTATCGTCGGACCTGCCGTGTTCCCCGGCGAGACTGCCTGCTATCGGTGTTTCGAGAAACGTATGCTGTCGAACATCTCGAACGTGGAAGGCTACGCCAGCTACCAAAACGCTGTCTCGAAGAGGGAAGACCTCGCGGCGGTCGGTCTACCGTCCCTCTCGCGGGCCATCGCGGGCTATCTGGCGCTCGATTTGCTTCACCTCATCTCGTACGGTGTGGGGTACACCGCCGGGCGGATTATCAAGTTCGACTCGATGGATCTCTCTGTCGAAATCAACGACGTACTCAAACTTCCGCGCTGTGAGGTCTGTGGCAAGACGACCGGCGACGACGATGCCCGACTCGTCAGTCTCGACGACCTGGTCGAGGCCGACCGAATCGGGTCGATGGGGGACGACTAG
- a CDS encoding SHOCT domain-containing protein: MMSRDWNEHTASSEPQSLTSVVDRMVPTLIVFLGIGLLLLGYSMFWIVFVVGFSAVLPAARTAAQWYDSNHRTQTQSRSSPTRPDEDHAINTLRERYARGEIGEAEFEKQVERLLETETVADGRPNDSGSGSNRSNRRDSTEEARQRNRN; the protein is encoded by the coding sequence ATGATGAGTAGAGACTGGAACGAACACACTGCTTCCAGCGAACCCCAGTCGCTCACGTCTGTCGTTGACCGGATGGTGCCGACGCTGATAGTCTTCCTCGGAATCGGACTGTTGCTGCTCGGCTATTCGATGTTCTGGATAGTCTTCGTTGTCGGATTTTCGGCGGTGCTCCCGGCTGCTCGAACCGCCGCCCAGTGGTACGACTCGAACCACAGAACGCAGACGCAGAGCCGTTCTTCCCCGACTCGTCCGGACGAAGACCACGCGATCAACACTCTTCGTGAACGGTACGCGCGCGGCGAAATCGGGGAGGCGGAGTTCGAAAAACAGGTCGAACGACTGCTGGAAACGGAAACCGTCGCAGACGGTCGGCCGAACGACTCCGGGTCGGGCTCCAACCGCTCGAACCGCCGCGACTCGACGGAAGAGGCTCGGCAGCGGAACCGCAACTAA
- a CDS encoding acyl-CoA thioester hydrolase/BAAT C-terminal domain-containing protein, whose product MVVEGGKSESPTIQVEPEQPLFSQPVEILVAGIEPGANITVEARMPLEDGIWASRATFKADDEGQIDLSSQAPISGTYESADPMGLFWSMSLETAKDMTEGSDEDVTSVVAHLTAMDDGEEIASTEFERHFAVPGIETTDVREQGLVAKFYEPLGDGPHEPVILLGGSEGGLPNWQTASLLASNGYAVLALAYFGTDGLPDALQHVRQEYFEAAIDWLSARSDIQSAPIGIVGYSRGAELALLLGANNVEISTVVAFAPSHVVFQGLPEGWETAGSAWNTEGSQVPYVSYDFTMWTLLSALKSWVIRRPLAFGSVYRRGLEKADEETVESATISVEDIGGPVLLVSGQDDRMWPASEMADEVVERLDEKGYSHRYEHLTYENAGHGIGVPYRPTTDSTTSGQFMPGLPFALGGTPEGTANAEADTWPYVLEFLDEGLRAATEASAP is encoded by the coding sequence ATGGTTGTTGAGGGAGGAAAGTCAGAGTCTCCTACAATTCAGGTGGAGCCGGAACAGCCGCTGTTCAGCCAGCCAGTCGAAATACTCGTTGCCGGTATCGAGCCGGGCGCAAACATCACTGTCGAGGCGCGAATGCCGCTCGAAGACGGCATTTGGGCGTCAAGGGCGACGTTCAAAGCGGACGACGAGGGACAGATAGACCTATCATCTCAGGCACCGATTAGCGGCACCTACGAGAGCGCAGATCCGATGGGACTGTTCTGGTCGATGTCGCTGGAGACGGCCAAAGACATGACCGAAGGTTCCGACGAAGACGTGACTTCGGTCGTCGCGCACTTGACCGCGATGGACGACGGCGAGGAAATCGCATCGACGGAGTTCGAGCGCCACTTCGCCGTCCCGGGTATCGAAACGACGGACGTGCGTGAGCAGGGACTCGTGGCGAAGTTTTACGAACCGCTGGGAGACGGCCCACACGAACCGGTGATACTGCTTGGCGGGTCCGAAGGTGGTCTCCCGAACTGGCAGACGGCGTCACTGTTGGCCTCCAACGGTTACGCGGTTCTCGCGCTGGCGTACTTCGGCACGGACGGTCTTCCGGACGCTCTTCAGCACGTGCGCCAGGAATATTTCGAAGCCGCGATAGACTGGCTGAGTGCTCGGAGCGACATTCAGAGCGCGCCCATCGGCATTGTCGGCTACTCTCGCGGGGCCGAACTGGCGCTGTTGCTCGGAGCGAACAACGTCGAAATCAGTACCGTCGTCGCGTTCGCACCGAGTCACGTTGTCTTCCAAGGTCTCCCGGAGGGTTGGGAAACGGCCGGGTCCGCGTGGAACACCGAAGGCTCACAAGTCCCGTACGTCTCCTACGACTTCACGATGTGGACGCTCCTCAGCGCTCTGAAATCGTGGGTCATTCGACGACCGCTCGCGTTCGGGTCGGTGTACCGACGCGGCCTCGAAAAAGCCGACGAAGAGACGGTCGAATCGGCCACGATTTCGGTCGAAGATATTGGAGGGCCGGTACTCCTCGTCAGCGGTCAAGACGACCGCATGTGGCCCGCCTCCGAGATGGCTGATGAGGTAGTCGAGCGACTTGACGAAAAGGGATACTCGCATCGATACGAACACCTTACCTACGAGAATGCCGGTCATGGCATCGGCGTTCCGTACCGACCGACGACTGACTCGACGACTAGCGGGCAGTTCATGCCCGGCCTCCCCTTCGCCTTGGGTGGGACGCCCGAGGGGACGGCGAACGCGGAAGCCGATACGTGGCCGTACGTACTCGAATTTTTAGATGAAGGGCTACGCGCGGCGACCGAAGCTAGTGCACCATAG
- a CDS encoding CPBP family intramembrane glutamic endopeptidase, translating into MNLLWGLLVVVFPVLSGTYYFVLSAVGGRVFGYKFQERHNSWLYVPFVAAFTVAVLYSFPLELPFTFRPYYLLFLVVGVGMYQFDVAIVAYQTGRRATKGRQRLRWMVPVLAIAPAEEVVFRGIPTVVLAEYGAIAYVASSSVLFGIVHHREGKREVALKTANGVVYCLLYVATGSLLSPMLAHVGYNLAYIYWAVGGFGNKR; encoded by the coding sequence ATGAATTTGCTGTGGGGTCTGCTGGTCGTTGTATTTCCGGTGTTGTCCGGCACGTATTACTTTGTCCTCTCGGCAGTTGGCGGACGGGTTTTCGGCTACAAGTTCCAGGAAAGGCACAATAGCTGGCTGTACGTCCCCTTCGTCGCTGCATTCACAGTCGCAGTCCTGTATTCGTTCCCGCTCGAACTTCCGTTCACGTTCCGCCCGTACTACCTCCTCTTTCTGGTAGTGGGTGTCGGTATGTACCAGTTTGACGTGGCGATAGTGGCGTACCAAACCGGCCGCCGCGCTACCAAGGGTCGCCAGCGACTCCGCTGGATGGTTCCGGTTCTGGCTATCGCACCGGCTGAAGAAGTGGTATTCCGCGGTATCCCGACCGTCGTGCTCGCCGAGTACGGTGCTATCGCATACGTCGCGTCGTCGTCGGTGCTGTTCGGTATCGTTCACCACCGCGAAGGAAAACGAGAAGTCGCGCTCAAAACCGCCAACGGCGTCGTCTACTGTCTCCTGTACGTCGCTACCGGGTCGTTGCTATCGCCGATGCTGGCCCACGTCGGCTACAATCTCGCGTACATCTACTGGGCCGTCGGCGGTTTCGGAAACAAACGGTGA
- a CDS encoding YcaO-like family protein: MQPRAPVETAIEPQFMRLLGNRTGIVNGVHTLQMEREAPDASLSKPTTCDFAELADLGGEVSLGLGGKGKNLEETLMSSIGETVERYCLCWPEGVEEITEATYEEMQERETVVEYEHLDIFSEAVREEQLAPFEYDTPIYWTSGTNMHTGEEVHIPAEHVWMSMGPMADRPTRFMGTSNGCAAGGSLESAILGSIYELVERDAFMQMWARQDRPNKIDLDAYPRVKEFRDEHIDNEHLDVTLVDFGSSFDIPAVGAITVNQRDETPNFMLGGGAAVDLETAMIDALVETIQGWPYATEMVIQHDGDEIVRSDMNDNFDVNVLYYARPENFDDVSHLLEGDTVDIESKYDFPADVGDWFVGEKLDYCLDQLEAADCTPVAFDLGTRDVEELGFRVTRVFIPELVMLSPPSLLPANHPQLDDVEVTDKPHPYP, encoded by the coding sequence ATGCAACCTCGAGCGCCGGTCGAAACGGCCATCGAACCGCAGTTCATGCGGTTGCTCGGTAATCGGACGGGCATCGTCAACGGTGTGCACACGCTCCAGATGGAGCGGGAAGCGCCCGACGCCTCCCTCAGCAAACCGACGACCTGTGATTTCGCGGAGTTGGCCGACCTCGGAGGCGAGGTCAGCCTCGGACTCGGCGGCAAAGGGAAGAATTTGGAAGAAACGCTGATGAGCAGCATCGGGGAGACTGTTGAACGCTACTGCCTGTGCTGGCCCGAAGGTGTCGAGGAAATCACCGAAGCAACCTACGAGGAGATGCAGGAGCGCGAGACTGTCGTCGAGTACGAGCATCTCGACATCTTCTCCGAGGCGGTGCGCGAGGAACAACTCGCCCCCTTCGAGTACGACACACCAATCTACTGGACGAGCGGCACGAACATGCACACCGGCGAAGAGGTGCACATTCCCGCAGAACACGTCTGGATGAGCATGGGGCCGATGGCCGACCGCCCGACGCGATTCATGGGAACGTCGAACGGCTGTGCGGCCGGTGGCTCGCTCGAGTCGGCGATTCTCGGGTCGATATACGAACTCGTCGAGCGAGACGCCTTCATGCAGATGTGGGCGAGACAGGATCGACCGAATAAGATAGACCTCGACGCGTATCCACGAGTCAAGGAGTTCCGCGACGAACACATCGACAACGAACACCTTGACGTGACGCTCGTGGACTTCGGTTCGTCGTTCGATATTCCGGCGGTGGGTGCAATCACCGTCAACCAGCGCGACGAGACGCCAAACTTCATGCTCGGTGGGGGAGCGGCGGTTGACCTAGAAACCGCCATGATAGACGCACTCGTGGAAACCATCCAAGGCTGGCCCTACGCCACAGAGATGGTCATACAGCACGACGGCGACGAAATCGTCCGGTCGGACATGAACGACAATTTCGACGTGAACGTCCTCTACTACGCGCGTCCGGAGAACTTCGATGACGTCTCTCACCTCTTGGAAGGCGACACGGTAGACATCGAGTCGAAGTACGACTTCCCGGCTGACGTCGGCGACTGGTTCGTCGGTGAGAAACTCGACTACTGTCTCGACCAGCTCGAAGCGGCCGATTGCACGCCGGTCGCATTCGACCTCGGGACGCGCGACGTGGAGGAACTCGGCTTCAGGGTGACGCGCGTGTTCATCCCCGAACTCGTAATGCTGTCGCCGCCGTCTCTTCTCCCGGCGAACCATCCGCAGTTAGACGACGTCGAAGTCACCGACAAGCCGCACCCGTACCCGTAG
- a CDS encoding ABC transporter permease: MNTHYSTSSHSSWPRQVKSFFVRAIKELFRSRVALFWSIGWPIGWYFLTMALFIEVPEQVPADQVETVLSSIKASNAISFGIFGAFTVSLVTFANNFTDDLEAKRYRKLRSLPVSPSADLTGRFLAGTLLGAVSFCSVLVAGYLHGASFNPRSSMSIPITAVALFLFCIIGMSIAVLLAVVVQKGEYLTAISNTVLMILYFITGFNGASPRMIPEGNRWIVNVLPNSLATRMQMYYMTDFSVEGTGLTPPPVPNGIEHFALLTGYAIVLWLGSVLVMRRMMYYGEGGE; the protein is encoded by the coding sequence ATGAATACACATTATAGTACGTCGTCCCACTCCTCGTGGCCGCGACAGGTGAAGAGTTTCTTCGTCCGAGCTATCAAGGAACTCTTTCGAAGTCGAGTTGCGCTCTTCTGGTCGATAGGCTGGCCCATCGGTTGGTACTTCCTGACGATGGCGTTGTTCATTGAAGTTCCCGAACAGGTGCCCGCAGACCAAGTGGAGACGGTATTGTCAAGTATAAAGGCGAGCAACGCCATCTCGTTCGGTATCTTTGGGGCGTTCACCGTCTCGCTCGTCACGTTCGCCAACAATTTCACCGACGACTTGGAAGCAAAGCGCTACCGAAAGCTCCGTTCGCTCCCGGTTTCCCCGTCGGCAGACCTGACCGGTCGTTTTCTCGCAGGGACGCTGCTCGGAGCGGTATCGTTCTGTTCCGTGTTAGTCGCGGGCTACCTGCACGGTGCGTCGTTCAACCCGCGTAGCTCGATGTCGATTCCGATCACGGCAGTGGCGCTCTTCCTATTCTGCATTATCGGGATGTCAATCGCCGTCCTACTCGCCGTCGTCGTCCAGAAAGGTGAGTACCTCACTGCCATCTCGAACACCGTGTTGATGATTCTTTACTTCATCACGGGATTCAACGGCGCGTCACCGCGCATGATTCCGGAGGGGAATCGCTGGATAGTCAACGTGCTCCCGAACTCGCTGGCGACTCGAATGCAGATGTACTACATGACTGACTTCTCCGTCGAAGGAACCGGACTGACACCGCCACCGGTACCGAACGGCATCGAACACTTCGCGCTCCTCACCGGATACGCGATTGTGTTGTGGCTCGGTTCCGTACTTGTTATGCGTCGCATGATGTACTACGGAGAGGGTGGTGAGTAG